The window GTCATCTTCACTGCTTATTGCACTGCTTGCTCAAGATCAAAAACAATATTTACTTCTCTGTCTTTTCTGACATTCTTCCTGACTTGGTCTAATGAGTTGCTCATCTTTGCTCCTCTGGCTTCTTCTgcttcaggtgctcatggaagcATGGGAAAAAGGGGTCAACCCAGAAGGAAACTCTACCAATCCCAGTAACTGGGATTTTGGCAACTCCTTCTTCTTTGCAGGAACTGTTGTTACCACTATAGGTAAGGTACgcttttttttctcatgaatCAGGGGTTCCTCCAGCTGCCCTGTGAAGCACCCAAAATGTACCATTGTTGGACAGAATACTCCAGCAAGAGGATCTTGACTACTCTGCATTACATTTTGCCATCAGTTTCCAATTATACCTGTTACTGTTATTTTGTACTGTATTGCACCTACAAAACTGGCCAAGTGCCTACTTGGTACATGTAATATGATTTTGTACATGCACAGCACAACTTCAGGTTGTTTTGAAGAACTCAGTTGCATTCCCCACAAAATCAGAGACTCGTGGAAGATCAGCATACTCTTTaagattaatatttttcatattaaatattCTATTAAATGTAACAAATGTACATGGTACTATCAGAAACTATGGCAATTTGTAGACAGAATTCAGTGTGGAAAATAATACACACAGGCCTCCAGGTTGCTGAAGCTTAATGGAAGCCTTGGAAGCCTTGGACGTTCCCATGATAGTTTGAAAACTGACTGTAAAGCCTTTTCAGGTagccttttccttcttttattccAGGCTATGGCAACCTGGCCCCCAGCACAGTGGCAGGGCAGGTGTTCTGTGTGTTTTATGCCTTGTTTGGAGTGCCGCTCAACCTGGCCTTCCTTAACCAGTTGGGAAAAGGACTCAATGCTCATCTGATTACTCTGGAAAGATGGGTGCACAAGCCAGGCCGTGCCCAGGTACAATGTCAATTTATCATTAATTTCCATTGTTTTAAAGCTGAATAAAGCTGTTTTCTCAGATAGGTAGTGCTGCTGCTAGACTGAGTGTCAGAATGTGTGCCCACATTCTCCAAATCACAGCAATCACATGACCCTCTGTATCAAAAGAATGATATATTTATACATGGTGGCTTTAAAGCAATTAGCTTTTGCCTGAGGAACTCCAGATTTGCCTTTTTAGACCCTGATTCAATAAAATTATTAAGCAAGCACAGTCTCAATTTTGAGCAGGGTCTTTGAGCTCTGCTGACCTAGCagaacacatgcacatacacgcTTTGCTGAATCAAGCTCGTATTATCTAGCCTACACTAGTATCTAGCTCAGAAGTCAGCTCTACACTGTGCAAAGACAACTTATTTTTATTGGCCCTGTTAACCTGGCTTGAATTATTTTCCCTGATTGTGCCAGCAATTTAccacttccttccttttcccataTTGAATTGTAAATAAATATGCCTCTCCTTAGTTATAGTTTATTGCTGAGTCACTGAGATATTCCAAATGTATTGGAATAAGGAAAACAGTGATCATATAAAGTACTTGAAGGTCATTTATAAATTTAGTGCACATTTCTGAGTAAAGGTTCCATGACCTGACCCGTTGAGTTAAGGAAAGGGAAGATCCGATACGTTTGTTGCAGCTATCCTGAATGTCACGTCAAAACATCCAAAAACACCTCAGAGTTCTGGCACAtgcctttttctctttcacatttGTGAAATCTCTGAATTGCTGTATTCTTTATCTACACTGGTAAAGATTTGCTGGCAAAGCTATATGGGTACTATCAAATGCAGACTCAGTTCATATGAATAACAAGTTCTTTTGCTGCATAACCTATGTCTCTTCCCCAGATACAGGCAGCTCTACACTAAAAAGATTTCCATGCTAGTATAGCTGCAACTTTCTTGAGATTTGTAATGGCACTTCAGGGATGTGATTGTTTTTTCACACCTAAATTAACACCTCATTTCTGGCAGAACTTCCACGATCAGATGGAACTCTGGAACTTTAAATGCTTGCTCACTCTGAAAAGCCTCTCCCAGGAAACGGGGTCATCTCCTTTCAAACACAATTTAATAACACTTTTGGTAATTAATTACAACTGATTCTTCCTGACTTACACTTTCCTCTACCTTATGGGTTTGTACCAGAAAGTTCTTAAATGCCAGCTGAAAAAGTAATATTGAGCATTTCAATATAAAGTTTTATGCAAACTTTACTATCTAATTAAATGTTATCACACTTCTGAAATGAACTAAATGAGAACAGAAATCAACTATAGCACATCCATCAGTAATTCTCAAAGTGTTTTGCAAATGAAGTCCATATTATTATACAATTGGAGAGACAAGGTACATAGTATAGAAGTGATTTGTCAAAGTCACCCAGTAGGCTCACGTCAAATTTCCCAAATTTTAACTCAGTGAACCATTTTATGTATGAGATAatgcagagagagacagaaaagaaaatattacctGGACTTTCCATTTCATAAACCAAGTGGTTTGATTTTTCATCAAGTCACAATAAGCACATGCATAGCACATATACTTTGGTTCAAATGCCCATGAGGacatttttaaatgattgcaATGAGCTTGCATCAGACCACATATCACTAGTCAAAAGTTAGCCAGTCATGAGTGAGTTCCTTGGGAACCCAGGAGTTCCTGATCCTCAATCCTCAGATCAAACCATGAGGCCATTCCTCTGTCATGACCCATCGACTGCTCTGTGTACCTAACTAATGCAGCCACGTGTGCTGTAACTTAGCTGCCCTAAACGTCTCCCAGAAGGCAGACGTTTGTACTGAGAGATACAGATCTACCCTGTGCTGACAGAAAAAAGTTCTGCTCTGAATGCttctaagtttaaaataaaagcaggcaaACTGATTTCACTTAAATTTCATCCAAACATTTTTGGCTGAGCCCTTGCAAGCCACTTTATAAATCTTTGGAAGCAGCAGTGGTGAAGAGAACCCTAATTTGTTCTTGCCAATCTTTGTATCACGAGTTATGCAATATTTGGTGCTTTTCCTAAAAGACTCTCTTCTTGGAGCCAAGTGATTATGAGAGCACCTCAGTTTGAACTGAAAATGTAAAGTAAGCATTTAATTCCTGTGGTTGCCATAGTAATTTTGGAACTATGGCTTGAACGTACTTAAAAACTCATAgcttaaagcattaaaaaaatcctttttttcactaattttgagatttttttggACTCATGATTAGCTCCAGTATCTATGTGCAGCCTAAACAGAGAGGTCAGCCTGCAGTGCATGGAAGTatcagtttatttttcctttcttgtacATTGCTCCCAGCAGTAGTAGGTTTGTGAtccaagagcaaaacaaaaccagcagttTCCACTGGACACATGCTCAGTGCTGCTGAGCTGccatcttccttttctcttgcagataTTTCAAACGCTGGCAATGGCCATCTTCCTGACCACTGGGACCTTGCTTTTTCTAGTGTTCCCACCACTGGTCTTCAGTTATGTAGAAGGCTGGAGCTATGGAGAAGGCTTTTATTTCACCTTCATCACCCTCAGCACCATTGGATTTGGGGACTATGTAGTAGGTAATAAAAAGGGTGGACATGGATGAATTTTACATGTCTGTCTGCATCCTGACCCCACTGGGACGAACTCTGTTGAAATTAGTTACTCCAGTATAAACCTAAGTATAGAGAGCATGGATACCTATTCCACTATAAATCTGGTACAAAGAGAGAGCTGAACCAGATTACTAATAATGAGataattttattgtattttttgatACAGACATGTTTCTCTTGGCAGCTTAGCTGAGATTCACTAAACTCATTTCACATATGACATTGAACACTTGTTCAATAGTAACTATGGCCAAGCTGGTATGAAGGTGATCCGTGGGTGACAGGTGGAATATAAGTGAAATCTCTTTCTTGGTATTAAGCCTAAGAGCCATCCTCTCCTAACAGTGATTTGTTTCAACTACTGCCTCCGACTCCCAACAAGAAAGAGTCAAACTTTTATGAAATTATGTCAAATATGAAATATTCAGTAGTTACAGTAGGGATAATATTAGTCACAACCCTGGGAGGTCTGTGAAAGAAAATGAACCCAGTGACAGTATACTGTCTTCAGGGATCTGAGCTGAGACATAGCAATAGAGACATGTGAGGGGCTATCTTTCCATCAGCTTATTTAAATTAATGCTTTTAATACAGGACATATAGTGTGCTTACTCATTAAGAACACTAGGATCTGTTACTTCACGAGAGGTAGCTCTCCTCTCCTAGAAGCAGTAACTATGTCCTGAAAGGAGAGAACAAGCCCATACCATCCTGAATCCAGGTACCATGAAGTTTCATGATGATCTGGACGACAGAGACTAAATGGatggctgcagtgctgactgTATTGCCTCTGTACCAGCTGCGCCAAGTGCCCATTCTGTGAAAATATCAACCTGGGGGTTAAGACTCCCATATCCACATACTTAAAAATGGCTGCATTTACCAAATAACATTCTCCAGGTGATTTTGGACCTTGTGTACTCAGGTATATCACACTACAGAAATAATCATTACCTCActgagatgatttttttctttgtcagtgCCAGAAGCCTGGGCTTCACAGATTTGGTGCCAGCTGTTCTAGGCTTAACTTGAAATAttagaacaaaagaaaaccaaaaaaacaaaggaTACCCATAGATCATATAAGCCTGTTAAACACACACCTTtgccggtgtgtgtgtgtgtgtgtgtgtgtgtgtgtgtgtgtgtttggaatCTTTTGGTGTGTTGTCTGGCTGTCCAAAGCAGTCAAGATTAATATTCAGATTTTCCTGGATTTTTCAGGCACAGATCCCAACAAACACTATATCCCAGTATACAGGAGCCTAACTGCAATTTGGATTGTTTTTGGTTTGGCCTGGCTGGCTCTGGTCTTCAATGTGGGAGCTGACATGATGGAAAAATTCCTTCAGCTAAAGTGGCACAAGCCTGACTTAGGCTTGGCAGAAGGAGCTGCCACCAAATTGGAAGAGGAACCTGATGGGCCTAGAATCCACACACCTAGCTGAGCAAGGTACACAGAAAGCAGTGTTGAAAGAGCAACATTTCCCATCTCTACATCTCACACTAAGCAAGCCTGATGGACAAAGGACTAAACCACAGGTTGTGGACTATTTCCTGAGGAAATATTTCAGATGCTTGGAAATTTCCATGCATTGTAAAGGCATCTGCCAATCCAAAGAAGTGCCACTCATGGTAAAAAAAACTGTCCCAGAATTCATTTAGCATTTCTCACTCAACAATGCCCTTGGGCAACTTCCCCTGAAGTAATTAATTACTACCCTTTTACTGTTGGAATTCAGTTCTGATGGTCAGCAGTCTTTAAAAAATCCATGGTGGCTGCCTCCCAGCTCAGATGAGAAGACCTGTCACCAAGAGTCTTAAGTTGAAAAAGCAAGTACAAAAGTCTTTCTTCACTTccaagcagaaaacaaacaaaaatccagagAAATAACAACAGTAGTGGCAGGCACTTAATGACATCCATCCAATGaatcacaatcacagaatggctgaggttggaaggaacctctggagatcatctagtccaaccccccctgctctagcagggtcacatagagcatgTTGCCCTGGAatctgtccagatggcttctggatatctccaaggatggagactccacaacctctctaggcaacctgttccagtgctctgtcaccctcacagtgaagaagtttttcctcatgttcagatggaattgtctgtgtttcagtttgtgcccgttgcctcgcgtcctgtcactgggcaccactgaaaagagtctggtcccatcctctcaacaccctcccttcagatacttgtacacattgataagatctcctctcagccttctcttctccaggccaaacaggcccagactctctcagcctttcctcataagagagatgttccagtcccctaatcatctttgtagcccttcgctgcacttgctccagtagtgccacatccctcttgtactggggagcccagaactggacgcagtactccagatggggcctcaccagggctgagtagagggggagaatcacctccctcgacctgctggcaacactcttcctgatgcaccccaggacaccattggccttcttggccacaagggcacattgctgcctcatgcttaacttggtgtccaccagcactcccaggtccttctccgcagagctgctttccagcaggtcagcccccaacctgtactgctgcatggggttattcctccccaggtgcaggaccctgcacttgcctttgttgaacttcatgaggttcctctccgcccacctctccagcctgtccaggtctctctgaatggcagcacagccctctggtgtatcagccactcctcccagttttgtatcatcagcaaacttgctgggggtgcgctctgtcccttcatccaggtcattgacaaagaagttgaacaagactggacccagtactgacccctgggggacaccgctagctacaggcctccaactagactctgtgccactgatcacaactctctgagctctgccattcagccagttctcaatccacctcactgtccactcatctagcccacacttcctgagcttgtctatgaggatgttatgggagacagtgtggaaagccttgctgaagtcaaggtagacaacagccactgctctcccctcatctacccagccagtcattccatcatagaaggctatcagattggttaggcatgatttccccttggtgaagccatgctgactactcctgatcaccttcttttcctccacatgcttggagatggcctccaggatgagctgctccatcacctttccagggatgcaggtgaggctgactggcctgtagttccctgggtcctccttcttgccctttttgaagactggggtgacattggctttcttccagtcctcaggcacctctcctgttctccatgtcctttcaaagatgatggagagtgacctagcaatgacatctgccagctccctcagcactcgaggatgcatcccatcagggcccaaggATGtgaagtttgcctaaatgatcttacccaatcctcctcaaccaagggaaagtcttcctttctccagactttccccctggtctccagggtctggaattcctgagggctggcctgagcagtaaagactgaagcaaagaaggcattcagtaactctgccttctctgcatccttcatcaccagcgCCCCTGAAGCTTCATCTGATAATTGTCTGAAATTAACAGCCTTCAACCTACATATGAAATGATAACACTTATTTAGTCCCTTGACTAAACACTTAATACTCTTTAATTGTGCAGAAATTATGTGTCTATCCAGCACTGCCTGACCTGTTATAATTCCATTCAGAACAAACTGACAGCTGAGAGCAAGTTGTTATCTCAATTCATTTCACAACCACTTGAAAACAGCAGCACTTCAAACCAAATCTTAATGCAAGCAGACTTCCTTATTTCCAACTAGTTCACAAATATGTTACACTCTGGTATTTGCTTTGGGCCAGTTAACTGAAGAACTGTCACGCACTATACAGAACTGATGCGGTCCATTTACCTCTAAACAGGGCTGACAGACTCTCTGTTAGATCTGGTCTTTGGTCATGTGCATAGCAATACCAGTGAGAATAAGGAGTTTGATTTTATCACAGTCATTTCAAGTCAAAAGTAGCAGCAGTCATCTCCAAAGGGGCAGAAAAGCTAAAGAAGGACATACAAGCACCTTGTAACATGCTTGTTACTAAAATATAAAACTGGAGTTACACTCTGTATTGAAGTAAACTATGGAAAGTTGATAAAACAATCATTATCAGTTCTGTCAGATAACCATCAGTAATACATTCCATGGATATGCTTGTAATTACTTACATACTGCTATTCATTCTGTATGTTTATAACTTGTATTAACCATTAATTAATCTTTTTAAAACTCATTTATAAGTGGAACTTTAATATAAGGTATGACTGAAATATGACTGGACATGAAGACTAGCCCCAAGCTAGCCTATGGCTGATGGAATACAGTAACATCAAATGTCAGCCCTTCAGCAACTAGTTTGATATTTCATTTTGGGGAAGTGTCCAAAAAACATGTGGAGACTTGTGGGGGGGTTACAAATCTCTTCCCACGTCTTCTGAGCTGGATTTCGACTTCTGAGGAGAGTCACAACAGATGCTTGTTCTTGTGTCTTCCTTGGTGCTTGTTTTGTTTGCCAATTGTTGACTGCTGCATATTACAGCCTGGCTGCTCAAATCTGAATGCTGGCATGTAAGAATGCCAACTCACAGATTTGACTTATTTGAAAACTGTGACATGCTTATTCCATCTAAGATTTTGCTCATGTCTTACCACTACCTACCTCACAGATTTtatctcctcagtctttgcactgATCTTCCTCTATGCCATCAGCTATTCCCATTAGTTTGCGCAAAAACTTTCTTTGTAGCCTCTTTGCCTGAGAGCAGCCAAGTCTGTCCTGTCTGGCTTTTTGTATCTTTGCAAATCTCATGAGAAAcattctctctgtcttctctttccttcGGACATAATGCTTGTATATTCACTCGGTATCATCATTACAATCGCTGTATTCTGTAACTGTCTTGTGTCAACACTATAAAACATTTTACGCCTGTTTGTGTGAAAGACAAAGTTCTAACGACTTTTATATCTAATCAGTTCTAtttacctttccttttttccatgcCTTCCTTACTTTATCTAGTCACAGCAAGCCATAAAACATGCAACAGTCTAAAGGTGATCGTATAACATATTTTACACTGTTTTGCATGCCATAAAAAGTGATAATAAGATTTATCACATATACCAAGGAAGCACCACTTACTGGCATAGTATTTGCTACAATCTTTCTTCCTTGATATCTGACAGCTGTGAGTTGGAACTGCTGTTACCTCAGTCTGGTAAATTGTTCCTGTACCTGATACTGATTTTGCAAAGAAGCAGCACAGTGAGATTaggttctgaatttttttctgctaCTGTTGCTTTTAGTAAGGCTAAGAGTAGCTGCAGCAACTCTCAAGCTGCCTGCCAGAAGATGCAGAAAGATACCTTAAGTCAAGCATATAGCcatgtcagaaaagaaaaaagatactgaCGACCTCTCCTGTGTCACACAAGTGATAGAAATCTTCTGTTCACAACCTGCTGCAAGATGCTCAGCCAGGATGCATGGAAAACAGCGCTTCTGAAGACTGTGAATTTAGCTCTGCAGCCTGTGGCAGAAGTGCTGTCCCAGGCAGGGTTCACCTGTGGTGTGGAAAAGAAGCACCTTGTCTTTAACAGCCACCACTGCATCCCAGTGCAGGACAAGAAACAACACTGCTCCTCAACCAGCAGTCCTTCCAGTCTTAGCTTATCCTTTAGCCCTGCTCTGCAAGCCTTCCTCAGCCTTGGACCTATCAGAACCTTCCAGAAAACACCAATATATCATCTGCAAATATTTGAGCCAGTCACTCAATTTTTAGATCTGGGAATGCAAATAGGAGGCTGACACACATGTATCCCCCTCaaacttaaaacatttttgtgaCTGCAAAGTGACATTTTGGAGAATTTTCAAGTAAAACAGCCAAACAGTTCATGAAAATACTAAACGGTTCTTCAAAGAGTTGCTGTGAATCTTAATCTCTTCTCCCCCAAATTCCTTCTAGCAAGCATGTGCTTGATGCCCTAGATTTGAAAACATTCTTGCTTGTAGTTACAAACCCTATGCCTCACCTGTATTTTTTTACAtaatttatctttttaattaCACATTAAATGCTCTATGTTTAGTCAGTAACATTTCAGCATGGTTATATTTAGAAGTGTGCTTTGTATAAACTATCTGATTTTAATGTGGTTATAATTTAAAAATGTCATTCAAATGTGTCTATTTCCACATcttaaatgaaagaagaaactgAGAGTATGTATATGTTTTAGTATCTTTGTGTCCTTTCTTTCTCTGGTATGTTATTTATGGAAGgtgtctttttcattttaaacatcatTCAATAATCAATACATTGGAAAGGCTGAGTTAAAGCTGAGCAATAAGCAGAATAACTTTGTTTTAGAAGTATGTGTTGAGATTGGTATCTTTAAACTGGAAAGTGGTCTGTCCTACAAAGTGTTACTAGTAAAACTTGTTTTGTGGAGGCATAACTTTGCATGTTCAGTTTTGAGTCTTGTTGGTAAAACCATGGGTTTATGCTAGTCAGGCTAAAGCACTTCCCAGAAAAACATCAATTAAGCACATTACAGAGCCGTTCCACTGGTACCATGCCTGTTTGAACACTGCCTTATTTGCAGTAGCACAAATACTCTTCTGGCAATAAACTCACAGGACAGTGTGAGAAGACATTACCATCTGGCAGTGCATAAAGTCATCCTGCTCAGAAATGTGAGtgtttttattcctttctatCTCACATTCTGCAACAAAACAGGTAAATTACCCAATTTTTAATGTCCTAAGAGTGGCTTGTTTTTTTCTACCGGTGAGAGAGAACAGAGTGGGACGTGCGGGGCAGACCCGCACAGCAAACCCTCACACAGCTCTCAGGAACGAGCTGTCTCAGGAAGGTGCTCCCATGTTTCCCAGGTGAACCACAACCACGATGGGGAGACTCACGTGAACTCCTTCCTCTCCCATTCACCTCCACATCTGCGCCATTGACGGCAACTTCCCCAATTGCTTATACAGGAGAGCCGTTATCAAAGGCAGATGCTGGCTGCCGCCCAAGCAGGCTCAGCACCCGAGCTGCGGGGGACTAGCTCTACGCAAGCCGGTGACCTGccaccgcggggcgggcgggctcgGTGGCAGAGGGGCCGGGCAGCGCCTCTCCGCCGCTCGGCCTCCCGCCGGctcccgggaggccgcggccgaggcggggcaggggcaggggcaggggcggggaggcggtggcggtggcggtggcggggccgcccggcgcccgcccccggcgcggccccttcTTcagcgccgcgggcggcggcggcggcggcggcgcgggatggcggcgcggcggcggcggcggcgctgctggcgGACGCCGGCGCTGCTGCTGGCCTACCTGGGCTACGTGGGGCTGGGCGCCGGCGTGCTCTGGGCGCTGGAGGGCCCGGCCGAGCGGCGGGCggcccagcgcctgctgcagcagcgctgggagctgctggccaaCCACACCTGCCTGCGGGGGCCGGCGCTGCAGCGGCTCGTCCAGGTGAGCCGGGgctcccggcccccgcggggGGAGGCAGCCTCGCCTTGTGCGTGACCGTACCaacaaagcacctttttttttttcttcgtttACTTATTTTTCCTGGCGCTAGCGGTGCCCGCACacggccccgcggcgctggggcAGGTCGCCGTGAGCAAGCTCGTCCCCGGCTCCttcgcgccgcggctcctcgctGCCGCCTTTCTGGTTCTCGCCCCCCTTCTCCCGGCTTTGCCGTCCTCGCGTGGCTTTTCAGCGACGTGTCGTGACAGGAGGAACATCGTGGCAGCGTTTCCCACTATAGGACGGTTACCGGGGCAATTTTCCAAGGGTTAACTGCAGGTAGTTTTGCTTCGCTCTTGACCTTATTAAGGATGAATTATAGCCCGTGGCGTCTTACAGGTGATAAACTCCGGTATTGAATGGAAAGGCTTCCTCGGGGTACGTCTAATTGGTTTTGACATTAGTgtcaaactctttttttccccagttttcgCCTTGCCGtttgaaagggaaatggaaaaatcCTGATAACAGCTCAGAAATATCCTTAAAAATGTCTCTGAGGATATTTGCAGGATGGTTGTGAAATGCGAAGCTGGACCAAATACAATCTCAATAAAGTACAAGTGGCCATATCTTATGATATGAACCAGAAATgagcaaaatgaaatgaaagggtTTTGCAGCCTTCTGCTCACTTAgtttttgtctggaaaaaaaaaaaaaaactcaccaaTATTGAAGTGATTTTAATATTTACCCACCCGTTCTAGTTCAATAGGTGCCAGTGGTTGAAAATATACTGCTTTTGGCTTCTCTCTACTTCAAAtagagattttaaaagaaaaaaaatgaatttcttacTTGTAAATGCAGTGTTTGGGGGCCAGAACCCTGATAGCTGACTGCTAGAGCTCAAAGTAAAGGAACTAAAGGGACTTGGAGAAATCTTACAATTTTTTTGCAGcagataaaaaaacaaaatcccaatCATCAAATAGATAATCTTATTAGGAGTTTCAGCATGGCCCTGGCAGACAGACCCACGCTGACGACCCTTCCAGCTCTCATCCCTTCCCTTGCTGGGTTGTAAGTTCTCTGGGTCAGTCAGCAGTACGGTGAAGACAATAGTACTTATTTGGGCCCTGGAAGACTACCATGGTACCTACCTCTTATTATTCATGTTGTGTGCTGTGTACAGTGGAGTGTAAAAAGTCTTCTTAAATAACTAATCCGCTGGAAGGGAGAAATAAAGCAGAGAAGACTAGTTTGGCATTTTGTAAAGGCAGCTCTAAACTGAGTTTCATTCAGCACTGGTTCATTGCACAGCGAGCTCGTGCCCTGAGGTTAGAAGGATTTTACTTGGTGAATGAGAGAAATGAGGCGATAGAAATGGAGAGAAGGACCTGTAAGATAAGATAGTCACAGTTAAGTAGCTACAAAGATTTTTCTGATGTCTTTCTGATGGTTTACTTTACTCCAGGGTGACCTCAATTAATTCTTAATACTGCCTGGTATTTAAGAGAAGAGGACAGCCACCTAAATCCCTTTAGACCACATAGATACTGGTATAATGTTTTGTGTCTACTTGTGTGAGTACTTGTGACCTGCACAAGCCCTAGATGAGGAAGCTAAACTAAGTTTTGTTTCGTTTTTATAGATTGTCTGTGCATGCCTTCATGCTTTGTGAAGCGATAGTCTGAGTCTGAATGACTTTGTGTGTTCTTTTTAATAACTTTCACATCAAGAAATTATTCTTAAACAGATAATCCAGAGGATTGCTTCTTTCCTACATTCTTTTCTAATATTTCCTTCGTGGCATTGCTTGAATATTGTATATGTGATCAAAAAAGGGATGTTTTCCTGTACAGTCAACTGCTTAGCACACAGTTTTTCAGGTGATGTCATCTCTGACCCTCTTCAGATAACAAGTTTGTGTTCTAGATATACAGCTGATTATTTGCTAATTATGAAAAAGATATAAAGAGTATCTGAAAACATAAAACAGTAGGTGAATTTTAATTGCTTTGACGTTACTGGCAATTCTTCATTGTTTTCTTATATACATAGTTTTTTCATCCCAGATAATTCTAAACTCTCTGTTTATTTTAAAGTGCTTAGGGGCCAATATAGAAGAAGATCCCAGTTTGCTAAGCAGTGTACAAACATCACTTTATAACCTGCTTATCGCATAGCTCCTAGTTACCAGACAAGACTGGAGCTCCACTGTTCCAGCCTTGCACAGATAGAGAGCATAGAAAGTTCCTGCTTTGAAGAGTTAGCAGCAGAATCATGGTGAGAAGAcaggcagaaaagaaaggaaaaggcaaagagaatacattgatgtcaaggacagcaagaagggcttcttcaaatacatcagtagcaagaggaagactagggaaaatgtgggccctttgctgaacggggtgggtgccctggtgacgaaggatgcagagaaagcag is drawn from Apteryx mantelli isolate bAptMan1 chromosome 3, bAptMan1.hap1, whole genome shotgun sequence and contains these coding sequences:
- the KCNK16 gene encoding potassium channel subfamily K member 16: MPLLMVHSQQISWTLLLVLGYLFYLLLGAMVFQLLEKQAEAHSRDEFQLEKLKFLQNYTCLDRQALEQFLQVLMEAWEKGVNPEGNSTNPSNWDFGNSFFFAGTVVTTIGYGNLAPSTVAGQVFCVFYALFGVPLNLAFLNQLGKGLNAHLITLERWVHKPGRAQIFQTLAMAIFLTTGTLLFLVFPPLVFSYVEGWSYGEGFYFTFITLSTIGFGDYVVGTDPNKHYIPVYRSLTAIWIVFGLAWLALVFNVGADMMEKFLQLKWHKPDLGLAEGAATKLEEEPDGPRIHTPS